From Chloracidobacterium sp. N, the proteins below share one genomic window:
- a CDS encoding trypsin-like peptidase domain-containing protein, producing the protein MATATYTSPTVTKIVLRHVSGSRVNQIEEFPLAHLNELEIGRDAACRVRYDPDRDDLVGRHHAKISIEGGEHPVFTLKDLGSRNGTYVNRQRIAAPVRLYPGDVVQLGPGGPEFIFDVEPRPPEAPRPTRIAGESLAPAPPKATRMADVQPPAAMPSVALASPATPPGGLVGAPPPATWQPPVAVTPVAAGGGIGKATVERLIGQAKSDNRLTIVLVSSLVLLVVAGLVSYLGYLGYKQQQQVNTKIVAAEQETQRAKKDAEVARSEVERQKSDAPLDPSAIAAANSASVVYLEVGWKLIFTPTGQQVYHRYQNGLALFVRLEDGTVEPWLTTDSRDNRPIGGEHTGTGFVVSEDGFLLTNRHVAASWKSRYEFPDATVMVFDVGSGNCTFLATLPEWVPSETKQAGGKFLQGGFEGRNDYLYVTFANKTQRILGQLSVASDRHDVALVKIGVPGRIKPVELFDGYDSIKPGDNVTVLGYPGLTPKRYGVIASKDVFNREAQTRVVPNVTVSSGVISSLLRDDTSTTVAGRDRVVSVMGDSYQLSINSTGPGNSGGPVFDNRGRVIAVFNAGAERVTYAVPIRYALELMNPGSR; encoded by the coding sequence ATGGCCACCGCGACGTACACTTCACCAACCGTAACCAAAATCGTTTTGCGTCATGTCAGTGGTTCGCGGGTCAACCAGATTGAGGAATTTCCGCTGGCACACCTGAACGAACTGGAGATCGGGCGTGACGCCGCCTGCCGGGTTCGCTATGACCCCGACCGGGATGATCTCGTGGGGCGGCATCACGCCAAAATCAGCATCGAGGGTGGAGAACATCCAGTCTTCACGCTGAAAGACCTGGGAAGTCGCAATGGGACGTACGTCAACCGGCAGCGAATTGCGGCGCCGGTTCGGCTCTATCCGGGCGATGTTGTGCAGCTTGGTCCGGGTGGCCCGGAGTTCATCTTTGATGTTGAACCACGTCCACCGGAAGCGCCCCGTCCCACGCGCATTGCCGGTGAGAGCCTGGCTCCAGCGCCGCCCAAAGCAACCCGGATGGCCGATGTTCAGCCGCCGGCTGCGATGCCGTCCGTCGCTCTGGCCTCTCCGGCAACGCCTCCGGGTGGGCTGGTTGGCGCTCCGCCGCCTGCCACCTGGCAGCCGCCAGTTGCCGTGACGCCGGTTGCAGCGGGTGGTGGGATTGGCAAGGCAACGGTCGAACGCCTGATCGGCCAGGCCAAAAGCGACAACCGGTTGACCATCGTGCTGGTGTCTTCCCTGGTGCTACTCGTTGTGGCCGGATTGGTCAGTTACCTTGGGTATCTGGGATACAAGCAACAGCAGCAGGTGAATACGAAAATTGTTGCTGCCGAGCAGGAGACCCAACGGGCCAAAAAGGACGCGGAAGTGGCACGCTCGGAAGTCGAGCGTCAGAAGTCAGATGCTCCCCTCGACCCCAGCGCCATTGCGGCAGCCAATTCGGCTTCCGTGGTGTATCTCGAAGTCGGCTGGAAACTGATTTTCACCCCGACCGGACAACAGGTGTACCACCGCTACCAGAACGGATTGGCGCTGTTTGTGCGCCTTGAAGACGGCACGGTTGAACCGTGGTTGACCACGGATTCAAGGGACAACCGCCCGATTGGCGGCGAACACACGGGCACGGGGTTTGTCGTGAGTGAGGATGGTTTCCTGCTCACCAACCGGCACGTCGCCGCAAGCTGGAAGTCGCGCTATGAGTTTCCAGATGCCACTGTCATGGTCTTCGATGTGGGCAGCGGCAATTGCACCTTTCTGGCGACCCTGCCGGAGTGGGTGCCCAGCGAGACGAAGCAGGCCGGAGGGAAGTTTCTCCAGGGTGGCTTCGAGGGACGCAACGACTATCTCTACGTAACCTTTGCCAACAAAACCCAGCGGATTTTGGGCCAGCTCTCCGTGGCTTCGGACCGCCACGACGTGGCCCTGGTCAAAATCGGTGTTCCGGGACGGATCAAGCCCGTCGAACTGTTTGACGGCTACGACAGCATCAAGCCCGGCGACAACGTCACCGTGCTTGGTTATCCGGGGCTGACGCCGAAGCGGTATGGCGTCATTGCATCAAAAGACGTTTTCAACCGTGAGGCGCAGACCAGAGTGGTGCCCAATGTCACCGTCAGTTCGGGCGTCATCAGTTCCCTGCTGCGCGATGACACCTCGACGACCGTCGCCGGTCGGGACCGGGTGGTGAGCGTCATGGGGGACAGCTATCAGCTCTCCATCAACTCGACGGGTCCGGGCAACAGCGGCGGGCCGGTTTTCGATAACCGTGGGCGCGTCATTGCCGTGTTCAATGCGGGCGCCGAACGCGTCACCTACGCCGTGCCGATTCGGTATGCCCTGGAGTTGATGAACCCGGGCAGCCGGTAG